GTCGCGCTCGGCCCGGACGGGCGCCTCGGCGCGCGCACCGAGGCCGAGCCCGCGGCCGACCCGTACGCGACCGCGGCGGCCCCCGCCCCGGACGCCGCGACGCTCGTGGCCGAACAGGGCGGCGTGGCGGACCTGCGCGCGCTCGTCGATCGCGGCGCCGACGCGTCGCAGCTGGCCGCCATGCTGGCGGGCTCGACGCCCACGCCCGCGATCCGCGACGACGCCGGCCTCGACGAGATCCTCTCGCTGCTCGGCCAGTCGCGGAACCCGTTCGATGATCCGGCCGTGCGGGACATCCTGCGCCCCGGCCCGAGACCCCTCCCGCCGCGCCGCTCGCGGGGGCGGTCGACCTCGGCGGGGCCTCCGCTGCGTCGCAGGATGAGCCGCGCACGCCGCGCGCACACTGCAGCGCGTTCCTTCCGGGCGGACTCGTGGCCACGACCGACCTGGGCTACGACCTCGTGCGCTTCTGGCGGTCGTCGGCGCGCGGCATGACGCTCGACCACGAGGTCGCGCTGCCGCTCGGCGCCGGGCCGCGGCACATGACGCTGCACCCCAGCGGACACCTGTACGTCGTGACGGAGTTCACGTGCGAGGTGTTCGTGCTGGCACCCGGCCCCGACGGGCGCTGGACGCTGCGTGCGGGCGTCGCGGCCTCTCCCGGATCGCTCCCCGGCGACAAGGGCGCCGAGCTCACGCGCTCGCGTGACGGGCAGTACCTGTACGCGGGACTGCGCGGCAGCGACACGATCGCGGTGCTGCGCGTACGCGGGGAGGGGGACCGGATCGAGCCTGTCGCGCTCGCCGAGTCGGGCATCCGCAAGCCGCGTCATCACGTGGTGCTGCGCGACACGCTGCTCGTCGCCGGTCAGGACTCGGACGAGATCGCCTCGCTCGGCATCGACGAGCGCACCGGGGTGCCGGATCGGGTGCGCCACCGCCTCGCGGTGCCGTCGCCGCAGCACATCCTGCCCGCGCGCTGAGCCGCGAGCCCGCGGGCGGCGCTCGGCGGGTCGCGGCCCTCGGTAATCTCGATCACATGACCGACGCCGCGACGCCCGACCCGACCGCCGCCGAGGATCCGCGCGAGACGCTGCTGCGCCTGCGCGCGAGCATCGACAACATCGACGCCGCGCTGGTCTACCTGCTGGCCGAGCGGTTCCGCGCGACGCAGCAAGTCGGGAAGCTCAAGGCGCGGCACGCGATGCCGCCGTCGGATCCGGCCCGTGAGGAGCAACAGGTCGCCCGCCTGCGCGCGCTCGCCGAGGCCGCGCACCTGGATCCGGAGTTCGCCGAGAAATGGTTCAACTTCGTGGTGGCGGAGGTCATCCGCCACCACGAAGCGTTCCGGGCCGAGTGATCCCGACCCGGGAGATCAGACGGTCGCGCGCCGGAGCGTCGAGTACGAGCCGACGGCCATCAGGGCGATGACCGGCACACCCCACAGCGCGAGGCCGAGCGCGCCGGTGCTGACGAGCCACGTCCACACCTCCGGCCACGCGTTCATCCGCGTGATGAGGAAGATGAGGCCGACGAGCATCAGGCCGAGACCGATCAGCACGGTGGTCAGCACGGCGCTGCCCCAGCGCTTGTAGATGGTCGCGCACCAGAACCCGATCACGAAGAAGAACATCGCGACGATGAAGTACACGACCCATGCCGCGAGGGGCCCGGCCTCCCACATGTAGGGCAGGTGGGCGAAGTAGCCGTTGACGCCGAAGCCGTTCGTCGCCAGCTCGAGCCCGCCGATGATGACGAAGGCGGTCGCGAGCATCGCGCTCGTGGCGGCGGCCGCGATGAGCGTGCCGAGGTAGAACTCGCGTCGCGTCAGGCTCATCGCCTGCGAGAACGGGAACGTCAGGGTCAGCGACTGGATGCCGACCGCCAGGAAGTACCACAGCGGCGCCTGGCTGCCGCCGCCGTACTTCGGGGCGTCGACCGGGATCATCGCGTAGATCAGGTACGAGATCACGAGCGAGCCGCCGAGCACGATCAGCGGCACCCACAGGTAGGTCTGCTTGTTGATGTACTGCAGGCGCACGACGTTCAGAACGCGGGCGTTCACAGGGTCACCTCTTCTTCGATCGATGCGGGCTGGTCGGCCCGTGCGTGCTGGGTGCTGCGCACGATGAGCTGCTGCAGCGAGACGGGGGCGAGGTCGAGGCCGGCGGCCTGCGCCTCGGAGCGCTCCGCGGCCGACAGCGCGCCGAGGAACGTGACGGACGTGACGCGGCCGAGACTCTCGCGGTGGATGACCTCGCGGCCGCGGACGAACGACTCCACCGCGGCGCTGTCGCCGACGAGGTTCGTGGCGCGCTCGCGCGCCTCGTCGGTCGTGGTGTCCATGATGATGCGGCCCTGGTCGATCACGAGCACGCGCTCGATGAGGTTCGAGACCTCGTCGATCAGGTGGCTCGACAGCAGCACGGTGCGCGGATGCTCGGAGTAGTCGGCCAGCAGGCGGTCGTAGAAGATCTGCCGTGCCACGGCGTCGAGGCCCAGGTACGGCTCGTCGAAGAACGTGATCTCGGCCCGCGACGCGATGCCGATGATCACGCCGACCGCCGACAGCTGGCCGCGCGAGAGCTTCTTGATCGTCGTCTTCATGGGCAGCTGGAAGTCGTCCACGAGCCGGT
The Microbacterium sp. JZ31 genome window above contains:
- a CDS encoding lactonase family protein is translated as MATTDLGYDLVRFWRSSARGMTLDHEVALPLGAGPRHMTLHPSGHLYVVTEFTCEVFVLAPGPDGRWTLRAGVAASPGSLPGDKGAELTRSRDGQYLYAGLRGSDTIAVLRVRGEGDRIEPVALAESGIRKPRHHVVLRDTLLVAGQDSDEIASLGIDERTGVPDRVRHRLAVPSPQHILPAR
- a CDS encoding lactonase family protein; its protein translation is MRIWIGARGADMGKEARGVMAATAGAADSPLASGPLTMLGDAVEAPSPTWLAAHPSLDVVYAALEGEGCVAAFRRTGEATLAPLGPTVDAGETTCHIAVAPDGSHLVAAAWGDGVVTHVALGPDGRLGARTEAEPAADPYATAAAPAPDAATLVAEQGGVADLRALVDRGADASQLAAMLAGSTPTPAIRDDAGLDEILSLLGQSRNPFDDPAVRDILRPGPRPLPPRRSRGRSTSAGPPLRRRMSRARRAHTAARSFRADSWPRPTWATTSCASGGRRRAA
- a CDS encoding ABC transporter ATP-binding protein; the protein is MTAVIEARNLTKRYKDKLALDDVSFDIEQDTIYGFLGRNGAGKTTAMSILTAQNFATSGSVRVFGEHPYENARVLSRMCFVRESQKYPDDSNARHALAAARLFFPRWDQDLADRLVDDFQLPMKTTIKKLSRGQLSAVGVIIGIASRAEITFFDEPYLGLDAVARQIFYDRLLADYSEHPRTVLLSSHLIDEVSNLIERVLVIDQGRIIMDTTTDEARERATNLVGDSAAVESFVRGREVIHRESLGRVTSVTFLGALSAAERSEAQAAGLDLAPVSLQQLIVRSTQHARADQPASIEEEVTL
- a CDS encoding chorismate mutase; its protein translation is MTDAATPDPTAAEDPRETLLRLRASIDNIDAALVYLLAERFRATQQVGKLKARHAMPPSDPAREEQQVARLRALAEAAHLDPEFAEKWFNFVVAEVIRHHEAFRAE